A single Terriglobia bacterium DNA region contains:
- a CDS encoding DinB family protein, whose amino-acid sequence MEITHIESFLPYYKNVRERTMRVARVIPADKLEWTYAPGKFTLGDVLRHLATIERYLWAEIVQGKPSRYHGCGRELADGYDNVLAFVERLHAESVEIFSRRATRPGRH is encoded by the coding sequence ATGGAAATCACCCACATCGAGTCATTCCTGCCCTATTACAAAAACGTTCGCGAGCGCACCATGCGGGTGGCGCGCGTGATTCCGGCGGACAAGCTGGAGTGGACCTACGCGCCCGGCAAGTTCACGCTCGGCGACGTGCTGCGGCACCTGGCGACGATTGAGCGCTATCTGTGGGCGGAAATCGTGCAGGGCAAGCCCAGCCGCTATCACGGATGCGGGCGCGAACTGGCCGACGGCTACGACAACGTGCTCGCCTTCGTCGAACGCCTGCACGCCGAGTCCGTCGAAATTTTCTCGCGCCGGGCCACCCGCCCAGGTCGTCACTAA
- a CDS encoding polysaccharide deacetylase family protein, which produces MLLPIIAGAVAAVTAGYNSMAPRSQLYGRTFIGERRPSRRLALTFDDGPNDPHTLHLLDVLARHNVHATFFMIGGFVEQRPEIARAVAAAGHAVGNHTHTHPNLIFHHGSVVRRELQDCERALDNAGVVRASLFRPPYGGRTPIVLRTARDMGLEPIMWSVTAWDWNPHSPEKITRLVHRQVLGGDVILMHDGGHLRIGMDRSASVRAAELIIQRYKGEGYEFVTVPEMMPKPAETSN; this is translated from the coding sequence ATGCTTCTACCAATTATCGCGGGCGCAGTTGCCGCCGTCACTGCCGGCTACAACAGCATGGCCCCGCGGTCGCAGCTGTACGGCCGCACCTTCATCGGAGAGCGTCGCCCGTCCCGCCGGCTGGCCCTCACTTTCGACGACGGCCCCAACGATCCGCACACCCTTCACCTGCTTGACGTGCTGGCGCGCCACAATGTTCACGCCACGTTTTTCATGATCGGCGGCTTCGTCGAACAGCGGCCCGAGATCGCGCGCGCCGTCGCCGCCGCCGGCCACGCCGTCGGCAACCACACGCACACCCACCCGAACCTGATTTTCCACCATGGCAGCGTGGTTCGCCGGGAACTGCAAGACTGCGAGCGCGCGCTCGATAATGCCGGAGTGGTGCGCGCCAGTCTCTTCCGCCCGCCCTACGGCGGACGCACTCCCATCGTGTTGCGAACCGCGCGCGACATGGGTCTGGAGCCCATCATGTGGAGCGTCACCGCCTGGGACTGGAATCCGCACTCCCCGGAAAAGATCACCCGGTTGGTCCACCGGCAGGTGCTCGGCGGCGACGTCATCTTGATGCACGACGGCGGGCATCTGCGCATCGGCATGGACCGCTCCGCCTCCGTGCGCGCGGCGGAGCTTATCATCCAGAGATACAAGGGCGAGGGATATGAGTTCGTGACTGTACCGGAGATGATGCCGAAGCCGGCAGAAACTTCTAACTGA
- a CDS encoding metal-dependent transcriptional regulator gives MITVSKEDYLKAILEAESESQAVISATLAHWLSVSAPAVTMAMRRLKRDGLVKVQADGRVQLTGAGREIARRLTVRHHLIERMLHEIFGMEWTKVHEEAERLEHAVSADFEARLVKKLGRGGICPHGNLMTPESAASRKRRGLVQLAQAETGKSYVVRSVYERDPRLLEFLDQRGVRPDAHIRVLGRHYDQTLTLATERGEVPLGSPAADKVWVAPDRPARTSH, from the coding sequence ATGATTACCGTCTCGAAAGAGGACTACCTCAAGGCGATTCTGGAGGCGGAGAGCGAGAGCCAGGCCGTGATCTCGGCCACGCTGGCGCACTGGCTTTCGGTTTCCGCGCCGGCGGTGACCATGGCCATGCGCCGCCTCAAGCGCGATGGCCTGGTGAAAGTGCAGGCAGACGGCCGGGTGCAGCTCACCGGGGCAGGGCGGGAGATCGCGCGCCGGCTGACCGTGCGCCACCACTTGATCGAGCGCATGCTGCACGAGATTTTCGGCATGGAGTGGACCAAGGTCCACGAGGAGGCCGAGCGCCTGGAGCATGCTGTTTCCGCGGACTTTGAAGCGCGCCTGGTGAAAAAACTCGGCCGCGGCGGCATTTGCCCGCATGGCAACCTGATGACGCCGGAGAGTGCGGCCAGCCGCAAGCGCCGCGGGCTGGTCCAGTTGGCGCAGGCGGAAACGGGGAAGAGCTACGTGGTGCGCAGCGTGTACGAGCGCGATCCGCGCCTGCTGGAATTTCTCGACCAGCGCGGCGTGCGCCCCGATGCGCACATTCGCGTCCTGGGGCGCCATTACGACCAGACTCTGACCCTGGCCACGGAGCGCGGCGAGGTCCCGCTCGGCAGCCCCGCGGCGGACAAGGTCTGGGTGGCGCCGGATCGCCCGGCACGAACCTCACATTAA
- a CDS encoding deoxynucleoside kinase, giving the protein MANLFELPRYIAIEGPIRVGKSTLAEVLAERLHAQRISEPEDNPFLRAFYDGERGAAFQAQMAFLVRRFEQLKALDVGPKSRRVVVADYIFEKDKLFACLNLTDSELEIYNRFYSEFRAQVPTPDLVIYLQATPEVLKKRLRKKGAAAESAISDDYLEEVARAYEHFFFHYTGSDLLIVNTSDIDFVDRNEDLQELLRKVSEPVRGTQYFLPLGGQAASA; this is encoded by the coding sequence ATGGCCAATCTTTTCGAGCTACCCCGATATATAGCAATCGAAGGTCCCATTCGCGTGGGCAAAAGCACGCTGGCGGAAGTGCTGGCGGAGCGGCTGCACGCGCAACGCATCTCCGAGCCGGAAGACAACCCGTTCCTGCGCGCCTTCTACGACGGCGAGCGCGGCGCGGCCTTTCAGGCGCAAATGGCGTTCCTGGTGCGGCGATTCGAGCAGCTCAAGGCGCTGGACGTGGGGCCGAAGTCGCGGCGCGTCGTGGTGGCCGACTACATTTTCGAAAAAGACAAGCTCTTCGCCTGCCTCAACCTGACCGACTCCGAGTTGGAGATTTACAACCGCTTTTATAGCGAGTTCCGCGCGCAGGTGCCCACGCCCGACCTGGTCATCTATCTCCAGGCCACGCCCGAGGTGCTGAAAAAGCGCCTGCGCAAGAAGGGCGCGGCGGCGGAATCGGCGATCAGCGACGACTATCTGGAAGAAGTCGCGCGCGCCTACGAGCATTTCTTCTTTCACTACACGGGCAGCGACCTGCTGATCGTCAACACCTCCGACATTGACTTCGTGGACCGCAACGAAGACCTGCAGGAGCTGTTGCGCAAGGTCAGCGAACCGGTGCGCGGCACGCAGTACTTCCTGCCGCTGGGCGGGCAGGCGGCCAGCGCGTAA
- the purE gene encoding 5-(carboxyamino)imidazole ribonucleotide mutase has product MAKTPVVAIVMGSDSDLEIMREAGKALEEFGIAYEMDVTSAHRSPARTSEFARNAAGRGIRVIIAGAGGAAHLAGVIAAETTLPVIGVPIPSTSLGGLDSLLATVQMPAGIPVATVAVGKPGATNAGILAAQMLALGDPEIARQLKGHKEKLARGVEEKSKKLKSGK; this is encoded by the coding sequence ATGGCAAAGACACCAGTGGTCGCCATCGTCATGGGCAGCGACTCCGACCTGGAGATCATGCGGGAGGCGGGAAAGGCGCTGGAGGAATTCGGCATCGCCTACGAGATGGATGTCACCTCCGCTCACCGCTCGCCGGCGCGCACCAGCGAATTCGCGCGCAACGCCGCGGGGCGCGGCATCCGGGTGATCATCGCGGGCGCGGGCGGTGCGGCTCACCTGGCCGGGGTGATTGCCGCCGAGACCACGCTGCCCGTCATCGGCGTACCCATTCCTTCCACTTCGCTGGGCGGCCTGGATTCGCTGCTGGCGACGGTGCAAATGCCGGCGGGAATCCCGGTGGCGACGGTGGCGGTCGGCAAACCCGGCGCCACCAACGCCGGGATCCTGGCGGCGCAGATGCTGGCGCTCGGCGATCCTGAAATCGCGCGCCAATTGAAAGGCCACAAGGAAAAGCTGGCGCGCGGCGTGGAAGAGAAATCGAAGAAGCTGAAGAGCGGGAAGTAG
- the purD gene encoding phosphoribosylamine--glycine ligase — protein MKVLVIGSGGREHALVWKLRQSKRVRQVYCIPGNGGICAEAECSAADVRNLDSLLEAAHRIQPDLTVVGPEGPLSLGVVDEFQRRGLRIFGPTAAAARLESSKSFAKEFMYRHRIPTARYAICDSMEEVRENIEQFRAPVVVKADGLAAGKGVVIVKSREEAMAVAADMLSGKMVGEAGGRVVLEEFLEGDELSFLVLSDGERVTPLVAAQDHKRVGDGDTGPNTGGMGAYSTPMLVDDQMRDWLVNHIARPVVAGMREEGTEFRGILYCGLIMTARGPMVLEFNARFGDPETQPMVMRLESDLLGPFIASIEGRVSDGDFKWSQDSSVTVVLASGGYPGAYETGKQIFGLEDAGAMENVVVFHAGTARREGAYFTAGGRVLGVTARGPDLRTAIDRAYAACAKIRFDGMHYRKDIGARALKK, from the coding sequence ATGAAGGTTCTGGTGATTGGCAGCGGCGGGCGCGAGCACGCGCTCGTCTGGAAACTGCGGCAGTCGAAGCGCGTCCGGCAGGTGTACTGCATTCCGGGCAACGGCGGCATTTGCGCTGAGGCGGAATGCTCCGCGGCCGACGTGCGCAATCTGGATTCGCTGCTGGAAGCCGCCCATCGCATCCAGCCTGATCTCACCGTGGTGGGGCCGGAGGGGCCGCTGTCGCTGGGCGTGGTGGACGAATTCCAGCGGCGCGGACTGCGCATTTTCGGCCCCACGGCGGCGGCCGCGCGCCTGGAATCCAGCAAGAGCTTTGCCAAGGAATTCATGTACCGGCATCGCATTCCGACCGCGCGCTATGCGATCTGCGATTCCATGGAGGAAGTGCGCGAGAACATCGAGCAGTTCCGCGCGCCGGTGGTGGTGAAAGCCGACGGGCTGGCGGCGGGCAAGGGCGTGGTCATTGTCAAGAGCCGCGAGGAGGCGATGGCGGTCGCCGCCGACATGCTGTCGGGCAAGATGGTGGGCGAGGCCGGCGGGCGCGTGGTGCTGGAGGAATTTCTGGAGGGCGACGAACTCTCGTTTCTGGTGTTGAGCGACGGCGAGCGGGTCACGCCGCTGGTCGCGGCCCAGGACCACAAGCGCGTCGGCGACGGCGACACCGGCCCGAACACCGGCGGCATGGGCGCGTACTCCACTCCGATGCTGGTGGACGACCAGATGCGCGACTGGCTGGTCAACCACATCGCGCGTCCGGTGGTGGCCGGCATGCGCGAGGAAGGCACCGAGTTTCGCGGCATCCTGTACTGCGGGTTGATCATGACCGCGCGCGGGCCGATGGTGCTGGAATTCAACGCGCGCTTTGGCGATCCGGAGACGCAGCCGATGGTCATGCGGTTGGAAAGCGACCTGCTGGGGCCGTTCATCGCCTCCATTGAAGGGCGGGTGAGCGACGGCGATTTCAAGTGGTCGCAGGACTCCTCGGTCACCGTCGTGCTGGCGTCGGGCGGATACCCGGGCGCTTACGAAACCGGCAAGCAGATCTTTGGACTGGAAGACGCGGGGGCGATGGAGAACGTGGTGGTGTTTCACGCCGGTACGGCGCGGCGTGAGGGCGCGTACTTCACCGCGGGCGGGCGGGTGCTCGGGGTCACCGCGCGCGGCCCCGATCTGCGGACGGCGATCGATCGCGCCTACGCGGCCTGCGCCAAGATCCGCTTCGACGGCATGCATTACCGCAAGGACATCGGCGCGCGCGCCCTCAAGAAGTAA
- a CDS encoding DinB family protein, with the protein MEHCGAPTIASCEPRCFRAAGQLGCGHCFLLPASSERWKVLRLVVEHEIHHRGEIYVYLGMLGVPTPPLYGMTSEQVMERSAKA; encoded by the coding sequence ATTGAACATTGTGGTGCTCCAACGATCGCCTCATGTGAGCCACGCTGCTTTCGCGCGGCTGGTCAACTGGGCTGCGGACACTGCTTTCTTCTTCCTGCCAGTTCTGAACGGTGGAAGGTGCTGCGGCTGGTGGTGGAGCATGAAATCCACCATCGCGGCGAGATTTATGTCTACCTGGGAATGTTGGGCGTGCCAACGCCGCCGCTCTACGGCATGACCTCGGAACAAGTAATGGAACGAAGCGCCAAGGCGTGA
- a CDS encoding universal stress protein produces MDDAFTTETEEPMYEKILVTLDGTPTDRAIIEHVKQLAKLAGSKVVLLHVADGWAARTYGPDAVSPEIAEDTAYLEQVRSEFLAAGIPAQAELAYGDPANEIIKWVKQKGCDLVAMSTHGHRFFSDLVRGVTATRVQHSINVPVLLLKAK; encoded by the coding sequence GTGGATGACGCCTTTACGACAGAAACGGAAGAGCCGATGTACGAAAAAATTCTCGTGACCTTGGATGGCACGCCAACGGACCGGGCCATCATCGAGCACGTCAAACAGCTCGCGAAGCTCGCGGGCAGCAAGGTAGTGTTGCTTCATGTCGCCGATGGATGGGCCGCCAGAACCTATGGCCCGGACGCGGTCAGTCCCGAAATCGCCGAAGACACTGCCTATCTGGAACAAGTGCGCTCCGAGTTTCTCGCGGCGGGCATTCCGGCGCAGGCCGAACTGGCGTATGGCGACCCGGCGAATGAAATTATCAAATGGGTCAAGCAGAAGGGTTGCGACCTGGTGGCCATGAGTACCCACGGACACCGTTTTTTTTCCGATCTAGTTCGTGGCGTCACCGCCACCCGGGTTCAGCACAGTATCAATGTGCCCGTGCTTCTTCTTAAGGCGAAATGA
- a CDS encoding transporter codes for MTRRWSVSLQLLLVSVAVSAAAQQVQPDEPTANPGRPTVSTPATLTPVGYLQFESGYVGAWHSPEFSSQSSFNEVVKFAFTRRIELLAVSEPFAHSRADHQTANGTGDVALGVQGVVHQGEGARPTIALSYFRRVYSGNSPDLDIGSARNSLILLASADVKGFHYDTNYLFNEVIDNAIHRAQFGQTLSVSHPLGGKFGISGEIWHFTQPFLRSHAVGNLWALNYNPRKNLVIDGGFNHGFTSTSTRWEVFVGFTYLLPHKVLARSSAH; via the coding sequence ATGACCCGGCGCTGGTCGGTATCACTCCAGTTATTGTTGGTGAGCGTCGCGGTTTCCGCGGCGGCGCAGCAGGTCCAACCGGATGAACCTACGGCCAATCCCGGCCGACCAACCGTCTCCACCCCCGCCACCCTCACTCCGGTTGGCTACCTTCAATTTGAATCCGGGTACGTGGGTGCGTGGCACTCTCCCGAATTCTCTTCCCAGTCGAGTTTCAACGAGGTGGTGAAGTTTGCTTTCACGCGCCGGATCGAATTGCTGGCCGTATCAGAACCGTTTGCCCATTCCCGCGCTGACCATCAAACTGCCAACGGGACGGGAGACGTGGCACTGGGAGTGCAGGGAGTTGTCCATCAGGGAGAAGGCGCGCGTCCGACCATTGCCTTGAGTTATTTCCGCCGCGTCTACAGTGGAAACTCACCCGACCTCGATATTGGCAGCGCCAGAAACTCGCTGATCCTGCTTGCCAGCGCGGACGTAAAAGGCTTTCACTACGACACCAATTATCTCTTCAACGAAGTCATCGACAACGCGATTCACCGCGCCCAGTTCGGGCAGACGCTCTCGGTTTCCCATCCGCTGGGCGGGAAATTCGGGATCTCCGGAGAAATCTGGCATTTCACTCAGCCCTTTCTCCGCAGTCATGCCGTCGGCAACTTGTGGGCGCTGAACTACAATCCGCGGAAAAACCTCGTGATCGATGGCGGTTTCAATCATGGATTCACCAGTACATCCACGCGCTGGGAAGTGTTTGTGGGATTCACTTACCTGCTGCCGCATAAGGTCCTGGCGAGGAGCAGCGCACACTAA
- a CDS encoding metal-sulfur cluster assembly factor, translated as MPTVDDIMERLRNCYDPEIPLNIVDLGLIYNVQVENEGDVTVDMTLTAQGCPSHTEISRDVRTTLLSTPGVNNAKVNVVWDPPWTPDRISPEGRQKLGIEE; from the coding sequence ATGCCGACTGTGGACGACATCATGGAGCGCCTCCGCAACTGCTACGACCCGGAGATTCCGCTGAACATCGTGGATCTGGGCCTGATCTATAACGTCCAGGTGGAGAACGAAGGCGACGTGACGGTGGACATGACGCTCACCGCCCAGGGCTGCCCTTCGCATACCGAAATCAGCCGCGACGTGCGCACCACCCTGCTCAGTACGCCCGGAGTGAACAACGCGAAGGTGAATGTGGTGTGGGATCCGCCTTGGACTCCGGACCGGATCAGCCCCGAAGGCCGGCAGAAGCTGGGAATCGAGGAGTGA
- a CDS encoding GGDEF domain-containing protein: MNSAPARTFVSFVVPGGALLLAALVLAHVPAAHATAPYVVNFLLWTAMFGALAMAWRFHSSRVVFAAVVLCLADRALVMLGHASAPAANAGFALLALLVPLNLVFFSVIGECGLTLASVGSGVGIVSVQAVAVIVLARPENLEFARWAERTYLPGGLFAWTPLPQLALLAGAGAAAWLGMRMALLRKPVDSAFFWSVCAACAGLHVASPGRASSLYLATGVLMFAAALVETSYLLAFHDELTGLPGRRAFNQALLALHDTYSIAMVDVDHFKRFNDTYGHDTGDQVLRMVAGRLAQVGGGGHAFRYGGEEFVIVFPAHNAADCVPHLEELRAAIQRSSFMVRGPDRSDRRRDERRYTKPGRRPVGSARTRTAVTVSMGVAESSVRLYTPELVIEAADQALYRAKDNGRNRVEAAGKAKHIAQPTAVGTR; this comes from the coding sequence GTGAACTCGGCCCCAGCAAGGACATTCGTTTCTTTCGTCGTGCCCGGAGGCGCGCTGTTGCTGGCGGCGCTGGTGCTGGCGCACGTCCCGGCGGCGCACGCTACCGCGCCTTACGTGGTCAACTTTTTGTTGTGGACCGCCATGTTCGGCGCACTCGCCATGGCCTGGCGGTTCCATTCCAGCCGCGTGGTCTTCGCCGCCGTGGTGCTGTGCCTTGCCGACCGCGCGCTGGTCATGCTGGGACACGCGTCGGCGCCGGCGGCCAATGCGGGATTCGCGCTGCTGGCGCTGCTGGTCCCGCTGAACCTCGTCTTCTTTTCGGTGATTGGCGAGTGCGGGCTCACCCTGGCGTCGGTGGGATCGGGCGTGGGCATTGTTTCGGTGCAGGCGGTGGCGGTCATCGTACTGGCGCGCCCGGAGAACCTGGAATTCGCGCGCTGGGCAGAACGCACATATTTGCCGGGAGGGCTGTTCGCCTGGACACCATTGCCCCAACTGGCGCTGCTGGCGGGTGCGGGCGCCGCGGCCTGGCTCGGCATGCGCATGGCCCTGCTGCGCAAGCCGGTGGACAGCGCCTTCTTCTGGAGCGTGTGTGCCGCCTGTGCCGGGCTGCACGTGGCGTCACCGGGGCGGGCGTCGTCGCTGTACCTCGCCACCGGCGTGCTGATGTTTGCCGCCGCGCTGGTCGAAACCTCGTACCTGCTGGCCTTCCATGACGAACTGACGGGACTGCCCGGGCGGCGCGCGTTCAACCAGGCGCTGCTCGCCCTGCATGACACCTACTCCATCGCCATGGTGGACGTGGACCACTTCAAGCGCTTCAACGACACCTACGGCCACGACACCGGCGACCAGGTTTTGCGCATGGTTGCCGGGCGGCTGGCACAGGTCGGGGGAGGCGGGCACGCCTTTCGCTATGGAGGCGAGGAGTTCGTCATCGTGTTTCCCGCCCACAACGCGGCGGACTGTGTTCCGCACCTGGAGGAGCTGCGCGCGGCCATTCAACGGTCCAGTTTTATGGTGCGCGGCCCGGATCGCAGCGACCGCCGGCGCGATGAGCGGCGCTACACCAAGCCGGGGCGGCGTCCGGTGGGCAGCGCGCGGACCAGGACGGCGGTGACAGTGAGCATGGGAGTGGCCGAGTCAAGCGTCAGGTTGTACACGCCGGAGCTGGTCATCGAGGCGGCCGACCAGGCGCTTTACCGCGCAAAAGATAACGGGAGAAACCGGGTGGAGGCGGCGGGGAAAGCGAAGCATATAGCGCAGCCCACCGCGGTCGGCACCAGGTAG
- a CDS encoding Nramp family divalent metal transporter produces the protein MHSTVEVPHHQAGFWEQWRAFVGPAILVSVGYMDPGNWGTDLQGGAQFKYGLLWVVGLASLMAIFMQVIAAKLGVVAGKDLAQCCRDWYPNWTRWPNWLMSEVAIGACDLAEVLGSAVALNLLFHIPLLWAVIITGLDVLLLLALQSFGMRTIEAVVLLLIATIGVCYFIEIFVLPQTHPGFLEMGRALVSPHFRRSGMLYVAIGMIGATVMPHNLYLHSALVQSRQLQKDQLSVRRAIQFNTIDSVVALSIAFFVNAAILVLAATVFFGKESVTVAGGQVVKFSADSDWIRLAYLTLAPLLGTTAASTLFAVALLASGQSSTITGTLAGQVVMEGFMHWRIQPWVRRLITRTLAILPAVFIIGLRGDSSVTDLLTLSQVVLALQLPFAMFPLLHFTSSRKRMGTWKNGWFLLIAGWGSAILITAMDIYGLPDSLKAAWQVITGG, from the coding sequence ATGCACAGCACCGTCGAGGTGCCGCACCATCAGGCCGGCTTCTGGGAGCAGTGGCGGGCTTTCGTCGGGCCGGCGATTCTGGTCAGCGTCGGCTACATGGACCCCGGCAACTGGGGAACGGACCTGCAAGGCGGCGCGCAGTTCAAGTACGGGCTTTTGTGGGTGGTCGGCCTGGCCAGCCTGATGGCCATCTTCATGCAGGTCATTGCCGCGAAATTGGGCGTGGTCGCCGGCAAGGATCTCGCCCAATGCTGCCGCGACTGGTACCCCAACTGGACCCGCTGGCCCAATTGGCTGATGAGCGAAGTGGCTATTGGCGCCTGCGACCTGGCGGAAGTCCTGGGGAGCGCGGTCGCGTTAAATTTGCTGTTCCATATCCCGCTGCTGTGGGCGGTCATCATCACCGGCCTGGACGTGCTCCTGCTGTTGGCCCTGCAAAGCTTTGGAATGCGGACCATCGAGGCCGTGGTCCTGCTGCTGATCGCCACCATCGGCGTGTGCTACTTCATCGAGATTTTCGTGCTCCCGCAGACCCACCCCGGCTTTCTGGAGATGGGACGGGCGCTGGTGTCGCCGCACTTTCGTCGCTCGGGGATGCTCTACGTCGCTATCGGCATGATCGGCGCCACCGTGATGCCCCACAACCTGTACCTGCACTCGGCCCTGGTCCAGAGCCGCCAGTTGCAGAAGGACCAACTGTCGGTTCGTCGCGCCATCCAGTTCAACACCATCGATTCCGTCGTCGCCCTGTCCATTGCCTTCTTCGTCAATGCAGCGATTCTGGTGCTGGCGGCGACCGTGTTCTTCGGCAAGGAAAGCGTGACCGTGGCCGGGGGCCAGGTGGTCAAGTTCAGCGCCGACAGTGATTGGATTCGGCTCGCCTATCTGACTCTGGCGCCGTTGCTGGGAACCACCGCAGCCAGCACGCTGTTTGCAGTGGCGCTGTTGGCCAGCGGCCAGAGCAGCACCATCACCGGCACCCTGGCCGGCCAGGTCGTGATGGAAGGCTTCATGCACTGGCGCATTCAGCCCTGGGTGCGGCGGCTCATCACCCGCACCCTGGCCATCCTGCCGGCGGTCTTTATAATCGGCCTCCGAGGCGACAGCAGCGTTACCGATCTGCTGACCCTCAGTCAGGTGGTGCTGGCGCTGCAGCTTCCGTTCGCCATGTTCCCGCTCCTGCACTTCACCAGTTCCCGAAAGCGAATGGGGACGTGGAAGAACGGATGGTTTCTCTTGATTGCCGGCTGGGGCAGCGCAATTCTGATCACCGCGATGGACATTTATGGCCTGCCGGACTCGCTCAAAGCTGCCTGGCAGGTCATCACCGGTGGATGA